Proteins co-encoded in one Capnocytophaga ochracea DSM 7271 genomic window:
- a CDS encoding RagB/SusD family nutrient uptake outer membrane protein — protein MKNIIQKSFIALALMGTMSCGDDFFDKTPQDSLDPSKIDERLFIGLRNGIYRHLNDGYGGIFEDGYADNGYSRNLWDSNGSSVQGNTLTSSQDYGYNGFYSGIRACNQVIEQVDNFQQISANLREKYKTEARVMRAWIYGNLTLYFNNVPFVTTVANDYPDGLAQTPASEIRTWVLKELDEAIAILPQTNDKGCFNKAMTYAIKARLAYYFGKYDQAEAAARYVIDNGGYRLHQVASLTPDMIKDAEYFKKFVDFSAYGIDEDTFIKGLFNYQNIWKADNSPETIIAKEFIASEREGNWLRVTALLTPNLVSKHAWATIVPIQELVDAYWTTDGKTKPTLSTMEQRILDYKALSDEVKTIQEANKSTYSQAVNSIVNTLPNKAYMTQFKNRDSRLYASIIFPFSSVSKYRMNEYQQYIPDIVNYGKSGYAFRKMSGADDVVPIWGDAYYTTGVDFPLIRLAEMMLIYAEAHTQNTGYDGTVVTELNKLRTRVGMPEVPTGLSKNDALDFIRKERRIELAGEGLRFFDIRLYEDDTRNGGFKGTEAASVVMRGQIKDVVGNPGTTKTWSARLMYMPIPQTALDKNKNAGMKQNPGY, from the coding sequence ATGAAAAATATCATACAAAAATCATTTATTGCGCTTGCCTTAATGGGTACAATGAGTTGTGGCGATGACTTTTTCGATAAAACCCCACAAGATTCATTAGATCCTTCAAAGATAGATGAACGTCTTTTTATAGGGCTCCGAAATGGTATCTATCGCCATTTAAATGATGGCTATGGCGGAATTTTCGAAGACGGATATGCCGATAATGGCTATTCACGAAATCTGTGGGATAGTAATGGTAGTTCTGTACAAGGAAATACACTTACATCCTCTCAAGATTATGGTTATAATGGCTTTTACTCAGGCATACGTGCTTGTAACCAAGTTATTGAACAAGTCGATAACTTTCAACAGATTTCAGCCAATTTACGTGAGAAGTATAAAACTGAAGCTCGCGTAATGCGCGCGTGGATTTACGGAAACCTTACGCTTTATTTTAATAATGTACCTTTCGTAACCACCGTTGCCAATGATTACCCCGATGGGTTAGCCCAAACACCAGCCTCTGAAATCAGAACGTGGGTGCTTAAAGAGTTAGACGAAGCCATTGCTATATTGCCTCAAACTAATGACAAAGGTTGTTTTAATAAAGCAATGACCTATGCCATTAAAGCGCGTTTAGCTTATTATTTTGGTAAATACGATCAAGCCGAAGCAGCAGCCCGCTATGTTATTGATAACGGTGGTTATCGCTTGCATCAAGTAGCATCCCTTACTCCTGATATGATAAAAGATGCTGAATACTTTAAGAAATTCGTAGACTTTTCTGCTTATGGCATTGATGAAGACACCTTTATCAAAGGACTTTTCAATTATCAAAATATTTGGAAAGCCGATAATAGTCCTGAAACCATTATTGCTAAGGAGTTTATCGCAAGTGAACGTGAAGGCAACTGGTTAAGAGTAACAGCCTTATTAACTCCTAATTTAGTGTCTAAACACGCTTGGGCTACTATTGTCCCTATTCAAGAATTGGTAGATGCTTACTGGACAACCGATGGTAAAACCAAGCCTACCCTTTCTACTATGGAGCAACGTATTCTAGATTATAAAGCACTTTCCGATGAAGTAAAAACAATTCAAGAAGCCAATAAATCTACTTACAGTCAGGCAGTAAATAGTATTGTGAACACCTTGCCTAATAAAGCCTATATGACACAGTTCAAAAATAGAGATAGTCGTTTGTATGCTTCTATCATCTTTCCATTCTCCTCTGTAAGTAAATACCGAATGAACGAATATCAGCAATACATTCCTGATATTGTAAACTACGGTAAAAGTGGTTATGCCTTTAGGAAGATGAGTGGTGCAGACGACGTAGTGCCTATATGGGGTGACGCTTATTACACTACAGGAGTAGATTTCCCGCTCATTCGTTTGGCTGAAATGATGCTTATCTATGCCGAAGCCCATACCCAAAATACAGGTTATGACGGTACAGTAGTAACTGAACTCAACAAGTTGCGCACTCGTGTGGGTATGCCCGAAGTACCTACCGGTCTTTCTAAAAATGATGCTCTCGACTTTATTCGTAAAGAACGTCGTATAGAGTTGGCAGGTGAAGGTCTGCGTTTCTTTGATATCCGCTTGTATGAAGACGATACTCGCAACGGAGGATTTAAAGGCACTGAAGCTGCAAGTGTGGTAATGAGAGGACAAATAAAAGACGTAGTAGGTAACCCTGGTACTACCAAAACCTGGTCTGCACGCCTTATGTATATGCCTATTCCACAAACAGCTTTAGACAAAAACAAAAACGCTGGTATGAAACAAAACCCAGGATATTAA